Genomic DNA from Setaria italica strain Yugu1 chromosome V, Setaria_italica_v2.0, whole genome shotgun sequence:
TTCTTATGTATGAAAATCCCAGCCTTGAAAGGAGTCATCATGGTCTATGACGACCAGCAAATCACTAGGAATATAGAAAAAGGTGCAACACCGGGACAAAAGAATGTCTACCACCTAACGACTCCCAACGAGGTTGAGGTGCAGGAAGAGAAAAAGCCATATGTTGAGCCCAAGAGGgacaaagaaaaggtgaaaatTAGTGCGGATAGCGAAACAAAGAGAGTTCTCCTAGATGACCGTGTCATGGACAGGTATGTCACAATAGAGACTAACCTCGAGCCCGAGAAGGGGAAAAGATAAATCGAGTTcctaaagaaaaataaagctgTCTTCGCCTGGTCCACCTGTGATCTCCAAGGGGTCGATAGAGATATAATCAAACACGACCTTGAGATAAAGCCAGGCGCAAAGCCAAAAAAGCAAAAACTCAGAAAAATGTCGGAAGAAAAAGCACAAGCCGTGAAGTCTGAGGTTGAAACACTCCTCGAGGCTAATGTTATACGCCCGATCATCTACCCAGAATGGCTAGCCAATACTATACAAGTCAAAAAGAAGAACGGcaagtggagaatgtgcatagacttCACTGACCTAAACAAGGCATGCCCAAAAGATGACTATCCATTGGAAAGAGTGGACAAAGTGGTGAACGATGCTGCAAACTGCAAAATGTTATCACTGTTAGACTTATTCTCGGGTTACCACCAGATTAGAATAAAGATTAGAATAAagaaagaagatgaaggaaaaacAGGTTTCATAACACCCTTTGGAACTTTTTGCTTCGTGAGGATGCCCGGggggctaaaaaatgcagggcaAACTTTCTTAAGAATGATAGCAATAATCTTGTCCAGATAGCTTCGCAGAAATATCTTAGCTTACGTCGATGACATAGTCGTAAAAAGTGATAAGAGGGAGGATCACATACTTGACCTCGCAGAGACATTTGCTAATTTAAATGTAGCAAACCTGAAATTCAATCCagagaaatgtgtgttcgggGTTCAGCGGGGTGAAGTCTTAGGGTGCCTAGTTTCAACAAATAGCATCCAGGCTAACCCAGGCAAAATCCACGCACTTGAGGTCTTTGCGGTTGCTGCTAGTAAGGCTGATCCTAAGATTTTAGGGGCCAAGAGCAAAACTAAATAGGAGTCCTTGTAAGTAGTAGCAGCAGTAGTAGCCTTGTAAGTGAGTATAGTAGATATTACGAGCAAACACTTAAGTTGCATGAAAAACTATTAAACAAAACAATATAAAGACATTACCGTATAAGTTAGCATATAAACATTGATGATGGTATCAATACCAGTCTCATTCAGTAATTTCTTTTCAATGCATGAAGTTGCCAAACAATTAGCCTTCTGTCATGTATCATTTTCCGCCATGTATCTCTCCATTACTCATCTTTCTAGATTAACTAGTACGTCCATCAAACCATACTTTCACGCAGCATATATAATTTTTAAAGAACATAAGTATTAGAAATGAATAAAAGATTAAGGTCATATCTAATAACCAAATTTGCTTATCATGCTCTCTCTAATTTAAACTCGAACAAAATACTCGTTTGGATATATGTTGATCATGATAAATTAGTTAGCAAttaccactagtagagaattggctttccatacgcccccttttgtcccggtttaaagttagcccgggacaaaaggttcaccaaccgggactaaaactcggtcactggtgaggggctcaccaaccgggaccttttatcccggtttgaaacaccaaccgggataaaagaccccccctttaatcccggttggtaacaccaaccagaataaaagggtcaagagccttttatcccggtttgtaataccaaccgggataaaagggagtcatttatcccagttggtgtttcaaaccgggataaaagggtcccccacgagttaatacaaaaggatagcatcccctacatactcagatgtggtgtgtaggtgggatggcaaggaagctacgtgtgaggctggaggttgtgggtttgaatcccacgaaccgcgcacgcgcatatttcgcgtgacttgCGCGTGGtatggggggcctcctgggagctcatGAAaattttccaaccgggactaaagcccaattctctactagtgtactCTGTACACATCCACATCTATAATTTTCTCTAATTCGTATCACACCTTTATATATTCGTATCACACTTACAGTCTTCCGGTGAGCCTGTTATTGTGGAGGGACAAGGTTATAATCCCTGTCGTCAATAGAGCCCAGGGCACCTCGCCAGAGAGCTGGTTATCGTCTAGCACCAGGCCGCGCAGACTGGTGCACTTGACCAGGGCTTCCGGGATGGATCCGTTCAAGTGGTTGCCCTTAGCATGGAGAGTCCTGAACTGGCCTCCGGCACATATCCCTTCTGGAATTGTGCCAATTAGCTGGTTATCGTTTAGCGCCAGGCCGCGCAGACTGGTGCAGTTGGCCAGGGCTTCCGGGATGGATCCGTTCAAGTGGTTGCCCTGGGCAGTGAGCGTCGTGAACTGGCCTCTGGCACATAGCCCTTCTGGAATTGTGCCAATTAGCTCATTGTCGTCAACCTCCATATAAGTAAAGGTCGAGTGCTTCCCAAGTTCTGGCGGGAGAATACCAGTAAACCTGTTACTATAAAGCCTCAATACCGATAATGATGGCAGCCGGCCGATGCTGGCTGGTATCTCGCCGGAGAAGTTGTTGCTGAAGAGGGACAATGTTGTGAGGTTCTCCAAGTGCCCAAAGACTTCCGGGATAACTCCAGTAAGCTTATAATTCTCTGAAACATCGATTAATGTTAAGCCCATAGCGGCGAAGTCATTAACCACCAAgtcgccggtgaggttgttCCTGTAAACTGCAAAGGATTGCAATTTCTCGAGGCTCCAAATCCACGGAGGTATGCTTCCGGTCAGCGTGTTGATGGACAGGTCCAGCACCTCCAACTCCGGCATGTCCGCGACAAACCTCGGGAAGTCACCGACGAGCTTGCACTGCGTTGCCCAGAGACTAGTCATGTTGGTCAGGTTCTTAAATGAGGCCGGCAGCTCCCCCGCGTCGAACAGGTTGTACGCCAACCATAGCGTCTGAAGCCTCGTCAGCTTGCCGAGCTCCGCTGGGACGGTGCCAATGAGTTTGTTGTCGTCCAGCTTGAGATTCTGGAGATTCCGGAGGCTGGAGAGCGACGCTGGGATTGTGCCGTTGAACCTGTTTCCGCTGAGCACCAGCGTGGTCAGGTTCGTCCCCAGGCGGGAGCCGGTGTCCGCGGGGAGCTCTCCGCCAAGATGGTTCCAGGACAGGTCGAGGTACTGAAGCGCAGAGCAGCGGTAGAGCGTGGTGGGGAACACGCCGGTGATGTTGTTGCTAGAGACGTCGAGGTACGTGAGGCCGGTGAGGCCACCGACGGCGTCCGGGAAGGGCCCCGCGACGTTGGCGCTGGCGAGTGTCAGGTTCACGACACGCCCGGCCGTGTCGCACGCCACGTACGGCCACGCGCAGTGCGCGCCCGCGGCCGAGGCGTTCCACCCGGCCAGCACGGGCGGGTCGCCCCACGCGCGCTTGATCTCGAGCAGCAGCCACGCGTCATcctgcgcggccgcgcgggTCAGGAGGCAGCAGCTGGGAAGTAGTGCGAGCACGAGGCCGAGGAGATGCGGGGAGCGCCATGGTGCCTCCATGTGTCGGCCGGTCTGTTTTCGTGGCGTGGCGTTGGTTGTGCGCGCCTGCACGGCCGCCGCGGTGCGCGGTCGACGCGGGAAGAGGCCAAGATCAGGGGGCCGGACGATCGGTTTGGCAATCAAATGCGGAGGGAGAGGGAAATCcccagtttttctttttttagaaaactggCATGAGCCCATTCGGTCCGCTGCGTGCGTTTTGGGCTTTTACTTTTAGCAGGTGCTTGCCGCGAAGCTTTCGAACTGCCTCTGATTCGTATCTTTTCCTTCGTTTAAGAGTGTGATTCGGACGGAGTAGACCAGACTTTTGCTGGTGCTATGGAAGTCTGTGTTGTTCAAACTGTCGATAAGTACACATGATTTGATGCCAGTTAGAGGAATCGTTTTTCCTTCTCTTGACTGCACCGCTGATCAACGAAATTCGGGTTCGGGGTCAGGTCGCTAATCCTTTCTTCTCACGTTCGCCGGAGACGGGTCACAGCACAGCATAACAGTGCCCCGTCAAACACGGCTATTAAAGTTCGTGGTTCTGAACGCACGAGACTCCGAGGGTAACTCGTTCGCATGATTTTTATTCCCTGAGGTAAAGTCACattttttatagaaaaaatgCAGCCTAAAAAAGTAGATGTTCACATAAATGGACACACATATAAAAAACACATGTGGgaaattaaattattttttaaaagcaACAAGTCACCGTATGTGTGGGCGCCAATAATTAGATTGCACGCTAGCTGCGCTTAAATTACACACGAGCTTTTGGCTCATATAGTCTCATTTTCCCTTTTGCAGGAAAAAAGAGGCATGGTCTAGTCCACCCGGCTGGCACACATTTCCCATTCCTTTCCTCCTTCGTTCGTTAACGAACGTTCCAAAATTAAAAATGTATACATATGAAAAAACTTTCCAAAatctttttttctagaattttttaTATAACACTTCTAATtatgaaaataatttttttggaaaattatCTAAATAACCTTTTATGAAAAAGTTATCTAGAtgcattttgaaaaaaaatgaaaaaggagaagaaagacaAATGGAAAAAAGGGGGTACTCCTCAAAAGTTCTCAGAACATTAAGTCGCTAGTGCGCATGTTGCGTCTTTGCGGTTGCTGCTAGTAAGGCTGATCCTAAAATTTTAGGGGCCAAGAGCAGAACTAAATAGGAGTCCTTGTAAGTAGTAGGAGCAGTAGTAGCCttgtaagagcaactccaagagtatcctaaaaaattcttccccaaaactatgtatcagggattcttccaaaaaaaatttaccccaaaagcatatcagtccacaacagatcgctaataaatagcccctaatatttcaaacacaggccacatcatcatattgggcccatcggaagggacgcgcgggtgtGCGGGAATCaagattgggggaggaacgccaacgctaaaatatacgcggtggcaggctgttttttagcgtcgctaaaaaattggggaaggtttaggtggattgttggagttcattttttctctcttttttcctaaaaaagatattgggggtaagattagcagcctcttggagttgctctaagtaTAGTAGATATTACGGGCAAACACTTAAGTGCATGAAAAACTATTAAACAAAACATTATAAAGACATTACCTTATAAGTTTAGCATCTAATCATTGATGATGATATCAATATCAGTCTCATTCAGTAATTTCTTTTCGATGCATGAAGTTGCTAAACAATTAGTCTTCTGTCATGTATCATTTTTCCGCCATGTATCTCTCCATTGCTCATCTTTCTAGATTAACTAGTACGTCCATCAAACCATACTCTCACGCGGCATAGTAATTTTAAAGAACATAAGTATTAGCAATGAATAAAAGATTAAGGTCCATATCTAATGACCAAATTTGCTTATCATGCTCTCTCTAATTTAAACTCTAACAAAATACTCGTATAGACATGTCGATCATGATACATTAGTTagcaattactctatacacATCCACACTTATAGTTTTCTCTAATTCGTATCACAcctttatatatgttttaaaaTGTGTTTAATTTAACCCTTTGAGCTATGTGTAAAGTATTGAATGTGAAAATCGTTATTCTCATCTTTTAATCCGTACATGTACATGTGGTCTGTATAATGCCACCACTGGAGTCAGAATCTCAAATTTTATCTTGTTAATGGACCAACAATGttaaatttttcaaaatttcATCATTgattttttaatgaaaatttGCATTGGTTGGGCTGACATCACGCACATATATTttaaattattatttttctatattAGGAATAATagaaataggtaatttagatggtgtactttaatttttttaaatggAAGATTCAGGTAATTTTGATGCAGATTTAGACTTGATTTAGGTTATCTTTAATAATTAAAATATGGGTaattagatacaaatttaggggtattttagatttttttataatgtcGTATGTGTATAAGTTAGATAATATTGAGGGGTTGGTTTAGGTTTTTATTTTCAGAATATTAGAGGAGATGGACAATTTCGATAGAGATTTAGAAGTTTTTAGACTATTTTCTTAATGGGAAGTGTGAGTAATATTTAATAATATAAATCTGATGGCCATGATAATTAGAGTCTACTGGATTGATggttaaatattttttatttttaagaGAGTTTCTTagatttatctatttttttaaaaaaatgagcTATGAAAAATGCTTCCCCTTGCCATCCAATAAGCTCGTTATCCACTAATAATGAAACTCTCAGCTGACTGTTGTTACCTCTCATTTGCATCACGATCGGAGGCGCGATCCAGCTGATGGTTTCGTACCTGGCTGTaaccttttgttttcctttgtcCCCTTTCAAGTCAGAGCTCTTCTTGTGCGATTCGCATCTCCTTTTGCCTCTGCAACGGGATACAGGTCATATGGCGTCCATGGGTTCGAAATATAGCACATTCAGGGGCTGTTTGGCTCCCACGTgataaactttaacacctgtcacatcggatgtttggatactaattaggagtattaaacatagtctaattataaaactaattacacggatggagtctaattcgtgagacgaatctattaagcctaattagtccatgatttgataattgcggagccttgcggtgaggggtcgggcacatccgaccctaggacc
This window encodes:
- the LOC101775981 gene encoding receptor-like protein kinase HSL1, which encodes MEAPWRSPHLLGLVLALLPSCCLLTRAAAQDDAWLLLEIKRAWGDPPVLAGWNASAAGAHCAWPYVACDTAGRVVNLTLASANVAGPFPDAVGGLTGLTYLDVSSNNITGVFPTTLYRCSALQYLDLSWNHLGGELPADTGSRLGTNLTTLVLSGNRFNGTIPASLSSLRNLQNLKLDDNKLIGTVPAELGKLTRLQTLWLAYNLFDAGELPASFKNLTNMTSLWATQCKLVGDFPRFVADMPELEVLDLSINTLTGSIPPWIWSLEKLQSFAVYRNNLTGDLVVNDFAAMGLTLIDVSENYKLTGVIPEVFGHLENLTTLSLFSNNFSGEIPASIGRLPSLSVLRLYSNRFTGILPPELGKHSTFTYMEVDDNELIGTIPEGLCARGQFTTLTAQGNHLNGSIPEALANCTSLRGLALNDNQLIGTIPEGICAGGQFRTLHAKGNHLNGSIPEALVKCTSLRGLVLDDNQLSGEVPWALLTTGIITLSLHNNRLTGRL